CGACGTGCTCGCGCAGCGCGGCGAGCCGGCCGCGCTCGCCCTCGTCCGGCGCGCCCCCGCCGTCCAGGCCGATCGCGGCCATCCACACCAGCGCGGCCATCGCCGGAGCGCCCTCGATCTGCCCGGCCTGCGCCCGCACCAGGCGGAGCAGGCGCTCGCGCGGCGTGCCGCCGGCGGGCGGGTCCAGCGGTGGCAGCAGTTCACGGAAGGCCGCGGCCAGCAGTTCGGTGTTGTTCGGGAAATGCCGGTACAGCGTGGACCGGGCGACACCGCTGCGCGAGGTGACCGCCTCGATCGTCACCGCCCGGACGCCGCCCTCGGACAGCAGGGCGACGGCCGCGGACAGGATCGCCGAGCGCGACCGGTCCAGCCGCGGATCACGGCGGCCCGGCACCTGCTGCGTCGTCACGGCGGAATTCTCCCAGAGCTGTTTTCAGAACTGCCAGTACTGCTACGATACCGATGGTTTCGTTTCCTGTCGGAACGAGGTGGCATGCGCGTCGTCGCACGGTCCGGGCTCTCGTCGTCCTCGGCAGCGCGCCGCGCGTGGACCGTGGGCGTGATGTGCTCGGCGGTCGGCCTGGTGATCGCCATGGTCACCATCGTCAACACCGCGCTGCCCGCGCTGGCCGCGGACACCGGCGTCACGCAGGCGCAGCAGACCTGGATCGTGGACGTCTACACGCTGGTGCTGGCCGCGCTGGTGCTGCCGATGGGCGCGCTGGGCGACCGCTACGGCCGTCGCGGTGTGCTGGTGATCGGGCTGGTGGTGTTC
The window above is part of the Amycolatopsis thermoflava N1165 genome. Proteins encoded here:
- a CDS encoding TetR/AcrR family transcriptional regulator, coding for MTTQQVPGRRDPRLDRSRSAILSAAVALLSEGGVRAVTIEAVTSRSGVARSTLYRHFPNNTELLAAAFRELLPPLDPPAGGTPRERLLRLVRAQAGQIEGAPAMAALVWMAAIGLDGGGAPDEGERGRLAALREHVVDTYRRPFDAVLADCLPGEEDVDFAAARLVGPLLFNALILRRPSDAAFCARLVDDFLARA